The window TCAAGAAACAAGCCGAGCGGCTGATCGAAGGGTGATCCGGACGGCGCCTCTCGCTCCGTCAATCGAGCAGGCGCCTGGTGCCCTTTTCAGGCGCCTGCATGGCAACGATCTTGCAGATGGACATGCCCTTGCCGATGACGCGCTGATGCCAGCGCGCAAACAGGATACCGTCGACGGCAGAGACAATCTCTGTCCAGGCACTCCGTGCACCCGTCTCCGCCGGATCGAAAATCCTGGCCAGGATATCTCCTTTCCGCACCCGGCTCCCGGGTGTTTTCAGGGGCACGAGGATGCCGAAGCACGGGCTTGGCACCATGTCCACCGCCGCCAGATCGGCTGGTGCAATCGTATCGGTCCGCGGCACCACCCGACTTTCGGAAAGCACGGCCCCGGCATCCGCCAGGAAAGCGTGAAACGCCTTGGCGTCGCGCATCGTCAGCGCCTCGTCGACATCGGCAAGGCCGCGCAGTTCCACCGTACAGGCGCAGGTCGGGTGCGACGGCGGCGCGCCATGCTCGCCGAGATATCGATCAATTCGCCGCCAGGCCTCCCCATGGGCTTCATCGAAGGGCGTATCGGCGGAAACATCGGCCAGCAGCACGATCGCAATGTCGAGCCTTTCTGCGAGCGGTTTCACACCGGGCCAGGCGGTTTGCGAAGAATACATATGAAGGATCGCTTCCATATCCGAATGGACATCGATCACCATATCCGCCCCCCAGGAAAGCTGCATGAGGTGCAGGCGAAGCCGGTCGCCGTCACCCTTGGCGTCATAGCTGCGCAGCAGCGACAGGCCGATTTCGACGGCGCGCTCGCGCGTGCGGGCCTTCGCATCCAGGCGTTCCAGCGTGGAAATGACATCCTCGGCGAGGTCGGGAAACCCTCTGTTGAAATTGCGTCCGTCCTGGAGATCGAACCGGCCGAGATGCCGGCCAAGCACGAACTGACCGAGGCCGCGGGGATTGCAATGGGGAACGACGATCACCTCCCCAAGGATGCGCCCGTGCCGGTCGTCGACCTCGAGCAGCCGCACGAGCCGCTCCAGCACCAAGGTCCCCGCGACCTCGTCGGCATGAAGCCCGGCCTGAATGTAGATTTTCGGATGCGCGCCCTGTCTGCCGAAACGATGCGCGACAATCTCTTCCATCATGCGGGCTCCGACGGGCGGCACGCCCCCAGAAGCTGCAGGCGGATCGACGTTTGCGCATTCGCAAAGGCTTCCACGGGCAGGCCGGTCGAAGCTGGACCGGGCCGTCGATAATATCGGTTGCGCATACTCATGTTGTCATGGAGCTCCTCCGCCGTGCTGCCGGAGACGTAGTAGGTCGTTGCCTTGCGAACATCGGCAAAGCCGAGCTTCTTCTCCCGGAGAAGACGCTCGATGGCCTCCATGACGGCGGCCGTCTGGCCGACGATGTCGACCGTTCCGCTTTCATCCGCCGCCGCGATATGAAAATGCGTGCTCGACTGGCGAAATGTCAGCGCGACACGCGATCCTAGAAAAGACGGCGCGGACATGACGTGTCTTTCCAGACTGACCGGTGTTTCGGAGAATGTCAGCTCGGCGGCGGCGGCAATTCCGTCGAACGGCGTGCGGACGGTGCCTCCGGGGGTGGTGCAAAAACCACTGGTGCCGAGGACGCGGGAAATATCCAGACCGGAGTCGAACCACTGGTCGGCCAAAAGACGCTCCTGCGACAGGCCTGCCTGCGCGATCAACCGTTCCG of the Roseateles sp. XES5 genome contains:
- a CDS encoding succinylglutamate desuccinylase/aspartoacylase family protein, whose translation is MMEEIVAHRFGRQGAHPKIYIQAGLHADEVAGTLVLERLVRLLEVDDRHGRILGEVIVVPHCNPRGLGQFVLGRHLGRFDLQDGRNFNRGFPDLAEDVISTLERLDAKARTRERAVEIGLSLLRSYDAKGDGDRLRLHLMQLSWGADMVIDVHSDMEAILHMYSSQTAWPGVKPLAERLDIAIVLLADVSADTPFDEAHGEAWRRIDRYLGEHGAPPSHPTCACTVELRGLADVDEALTMRDAKAFHAFLADAGAVLSESRVVPRTDTIAPADLAAVDMVPSPCFGILVPLKTPGSRVRKGDILARIFDPAETGARSAWTEIVSAVDGILFARWHQRVIGKGMSICKIVAMQAPEKGTRRLLD